The following proteins are encoded in a genomic region of Streptomyces collinus Tu 365:
- a CDS encoding type II toxin-antitoxin system PemK/MazF family toxin, which translates to MSTYNDEDVPGRSGPHATTEADPREVGAVRTEYSPAHDGDPDPGEIVWTWVPFEENDGRGKDRPVLVVAREAAGTFLAVQLSSKRHDDDREWVPIGNGPWDRSDRDSWVNVDRVLRLHETGMRREACALDRMRFSLVRQRLHQRYGWT; encoded by the coding sequence GTGAGCACGTACAACGACGAAGATGTCCCGGGCCGCAGCGGCCCCCACGCCACCACCGAGGCCGACCCGCGCGAGGTCGGCGCGGTGCGCACCGAGTACTCCCCCGCCCACGACGGTGACCCGGACCCCGGGGAGATCGTCTGGACCTGGGTGCCGTTCGAGGAGAACGACGGCCGGGGCAAGGACCGCCCGGTGCTGGTCGTCGCCCGGGAGGCGGCGGGCACCTTCCTGGCCGTCCAGCTGTCCAGCAAGCGGCACGACGACGACCGGGAGTGGGTGCCGATAGGCAACGGCCCCTGGGACCGGTCGGACCGGGACTCGTGGGTGAACGTGGACCGCGTGCTGCGGCTGCACGAGACCGGGATGCGCCGGGAGGCGTGCGCGCTGGACCGGATGCGGTTCAGCCTGGTCCGGCAGCGACTGCACCAGCGGTACGGCTGGACCTGA
- a CDS encoding TIGR02452 family protein, with amino-acid sequence MSARLRGVATETERIVAAGGYRAPDGRQVSVAAAVEAARAGTRIHGPGPVPVPRTGGAETSFEVTGESSLEAARRLADAPVAVLNFASARNPGGGYLNGAQAQEEALCRASALYTCLLRARPFYDHHRAHRDPFYTDRVIHTPAVPVFRDDRGGLLPEPFAAGFLTAAAPNAGVVRRTAPDRAGELPAALARRAERVLETAAAQGYRRLVLGAWGCGVFQNDPAQVAGAFRTLLGPGGRFARTFEHVVFGILDRTPGATVRAAFEKAFPVPTEPAAR; translated from the coding sequence ATGAGCGCGCGCCTGCGCGGCGTCGCCACGGAGACCGAGCGCATCGTGGCGGCGGGCGGCTACCGCGCGCCGGACGGCCGGCAGGTGTCCGTGGCGGCGGCGGTCGAGGCCGCCCGGGCGGGCACGCGGATCCACGGTCCCGGACCGGTCCCGGTGCCCCGGACGGGAGGCGCGGAGACGTCCTTCGAGGTCACCGGCGAGAGCAGCCTGGAGGCCGCCCGCCGCTTGGCGGACGCGCCGGTGGCCGTGCTCAACTTCGCCTCGGCCCGCAACCCGGGCGGCGGCTACCTGAACGGCGCCCAGGCCCAGGAGGAGGCACTGTGCCGCGCCTCGGCGCTGTACACCTGCCTCCTTCGGGCCCGGCCGTTCTACGACCACCACCGCGCCCACCGCGACCCGTTCTACACCGACCGGGTGATCCACACCCCGGCCGTGCCGGTGTTCCGCGACGACCGCGGCGGCCTGCTGCCCGAGCCCTTTGCGGCCGGTTTCCTGACGGCCGCCGCACCCAACGCGGGCGTCGTGCGGCGGACCGCGCCCGACCGCGCCGGTGAACTGCCCGCAGCCCTGGCCCGGCGGGCCGAGCGCGTGCTGGAGACCGCCGCCGCCCAGGGCTACCGGCGGCTGGTGCTCGGGGCCTGGGGCTGCGGCGTCTTCCAGAACGACCCGGCCCAGGTCGCGGGCGCCTTCCGGACCCTGCTCGGACCCGGCGGCCGGTTCGCCCGGACCTTCGAGCACGTGGTGTTCGGCATCCTGGACCGCACGCCGGGCGCGACGGTCCGGGCGGCCTTCGAAAAGGCGTTCCCGGTGCCTACGGAGCCCGCGGCGCGGTAG